Proteins co-encoded in one Candidatus Methanomethylophilaceae archaeon genomic window:
- a CDS encoding type II toxin-antitoxin system death-on-curing family toxin codes for MLAIDYVANFHPFIEGNKRTAFELAVRLLKSGGYELNDNDATLLFVRDVARGVYDREEVEEWLRRSSHLSTS; via the coding sequence GTGCTGGCGATAGACTACGTCGCCAACTTCCACCCGTTCATCGAGGGGAACAAGCGGACCGCCTTCGAGCTTGCCGTTCGCCTACTTAAAAGCGGAGGGTACGAACTGAACGACAACGACGCGACGCTCCTTTTCGTGAGGGACGTCGCGAGAGGGGTCTACGACAGGGAGGAAGTGGAAGAATGGCTGAGACGCAGCTCGCATCTCAGCACTTCTTGA